The following proteins are co-located in the Acidimicrobiales bacterium genome:
- a CDS encoding phospholipase D family protein, which yields MTFTLDLRALLAAPAAFALAPPSPDATGDTTGVEPIELLHAVRSHAENITIFSQVGEISLPPSRRVFAFLESSVVPVTAPRHGVVHPKVWVLRYRSEEDPSETCLRVLSGSRNLTFDTSWDTILRLDQSLNGPGVPVVELADMFDSLAACSQGSLDSRHAERVGSLGSDLRSALFALPDGVDSLTFHVFGFEPRSHPFPETPDRSLVISPFVSDDFFQQLKTPQLGTLVSRPESLDGLDPHSFDRVEEVLVFDDGGEIDLAKGDALAPADPGRPLEGLHAKLFAFELGERAAVYCGSANATGAAFGSNVEVLAELQGSRSSLGIDVLLGSGIDEPGMRSLFLPYRRNIEEPANDPEVAGSRADQVRRSLARLDVVAAAVQSNGGWTVSYSSSDAVALREGVVASCWPLTTPGNRRTVEDGKPLDESFATTLEAISGFLAWEVVDEESGQVSSCVVPVQIAGVPEERNAALLRVLIGSAERFFRYLLAMLEDDPLQSSFLDAIEQLHDGPPEARSRELLPVLEKILRSMRRDPARLLALDPLVRALAADDALPAGFDALWSSALQIARQRVVSQ from the coding sequence GTGACATTCACGCTCGACCTTCGGGCTCTGCTCGCCGCCCCGGCAGCGTTTGCCCTAGCCCCGCCGTCGCCAGATGCTACGGGCGACACTACGGGCGTCGAGCCGATCGAGCTACTGCATGCAGTTAGGTCGCATGCCGAGAACATCACGATCTTCAGTCAGGTGGGCGAGATTTCCCTGCCTCCGTCGCGGCGCGTGTTCGCGTTCCTCGAGTCCTCCGTCGTCCCAGTCACCGCCCCCCGTCATGGAGTCGTCCACCCAAAGGTGTGGGTTCTGCGCTACCGATCGGAAGAGGACCCGAGCGAGACGTGCTTGCGCGTCCTTTCTGGAAGCCGGAATCTCACCTTCGACACGAGCTGGGACACGATTCTGCGGCTCGACCAGTCGCTGAACGGACCTGGGGTGCCCGTCGTCGAGTTGGCGGACATGTTCGACTCTCTAGCGGCTTGCTCGCAAGGCTCCCTCGATTCACGCCACGCCGAGCGGGTGGGGTCGCTCGGGTCAGATCTTCGCAGCGCGCTCTTCGCCCTTCCCGATGGCGTCGATTCGTTGACGTTCCACGTGTTCGGGTTTGAGCCAAGGTCTCATCCGTTTCCCGAGACGCCTGACCGCTCGCTAGTGATCTCGCCCTTCGTCTCCGACGACTTCTTCCAACAGCTCAAGACGCCGCAGCTTGGGACGCTGGTCAGCCGGCCCGAATCGCTCGACGGGCTCGACCCACACTCATTCGATCGAGTCGAGGAGGTCCTGGTCTTCGACGATGGGGGCGAGATCGACCTGGCGAAGGGCGATGCGCTTGCCCCAGCTGACCCCGGACGTCCCCTTGAAGGGCTGCACGCGAAGCTTTTCGCGTTCGAGTTGGGAGAACGAGCCGCCGTCTATTGCGGGTCCGCGAATGCCACAGGCGCGGCGTTTGGCAGCAACGTCGAGGTTCTGGCGGAGCTTCAGGGATCTCGTTCTTCGCTTGGCATCGACGTTCTGCTGGGATCAGGCATTGACGAGCCGGGGATGCGGTCGCTGTTCTTGCCGTACCGGAGAAATATCGAAGAACCGGCGAACGATCCCGAGGTCGCTGGGTCGCGGGCAGATCAGGTCCGCCGCTCGCTAGCGCGGTTGGACGTCGTTGCGGCTGCCGTTCAGTCGAACGGCGGTTGGACCGTTTCATACTCGTCGAGTGATGCGGTTGCACTGCGCGAGGGCGTGGTAGCTAGCTGTTGGCCCCTGACCACGCCGGGGAACAGGAGGACGGTCGAGGATGGCAAGCCGCTTGACGAGTCGTTCGCAACCACATTGGAGGCGATCAGCGGGTTCCTCGCTTGGGAAGTCGTTGACGAGGAATCCGGTCAGGTTTCGTCTTGCGTAGTGCCGGTGCAGATAGCTGGGGTGCCAGAAGAACGCAACGCTGCACTGCTTCGGGTGTTGATCGGAAGCGCCGAACGATTCTTCCGATACCTCCTGGCGATGCTGGAGGACGACCCACTTCAATCCTCGTTCCTTGACGCAATCGAGCAACTCCACGACGGTCCTCCCGAAGCCAGGTCCCGGGAGCTACTCCCAGTGCTCGAGAAGATCTTGAGGTCGATGCGCCGCGATCCGGCACGACTCCTGGCCTTGGACCCACTCGTCCGTGCGCTAGCGGCGGATGATGCCCTTCCGGCCGGGTTTGATGCCCTGTGGTCGTCAGCTCTTCAAATCGCTCGGCAGAGAGTGGTCTCCCAATGA